A DNA window from Anaerocolumna sp. AGMB13020 contains the following coding sequences:
- a CDS encoding 5-methyltetrahydropteroyltriglutamate--homocysteine S-methyltransferase: protein MGKNAPFKFDIVGSFLRPEDLKQARSEYVKGKIDSEALKAVEDKAIKALIEKQKEIGLPVITDGEFRRSSWHLDFMWAFNGVGHEKTKEGIPFHGEPALIDDTFLTGKISVDNHPFVEHFKFVKLFEDENTVARQTIPSPAQFLFQMIIRGNIDSTKAIYPKEEDLLQDIAAGYKKVIRELYEAGCRNIQFDDCTWGVCVDPNASFILGTDEAGLQQFIDKLIRINNLAIEDKPEDLVINTHICRGNFHSTWACQGGYDRVAKDLFAKENVTGFYLEFDDERSGDFAPLQYVSEDKTVVLGLITTKSPVLEKKEDIIKRIREAEKYVPIERLCLSPQCGFASTEEGNKITEEEQWAKLKLVGEIAREVWG from the coding sequence ATGGGAAAGAATGCACCTTTTAAATTTGATATTGTAGGAAGTTTTTTAAGACCTGAGGATTTGAAACAGGCAAGAAGTGAGTATGTAAAAGGAAAGATAGACAGTGAGGCATTGAAAGCAGTGGAGGATAAGGCTATCAAGGCATTAATCGAGAAGCAGAAGGAGATTGGCCTTCCCGTTATAACTGACGGTGAATTTCGAAGAAGTTCCTGGCACTTGGATTTTATGTGGGCATTTAACGGTGTAGGGCATGAAAAGACCAAAGAGGGTATTCCTTTTCATGGAGAACCAGCTTTAATCGATGATACTTTCCTTACCGGAAAGATATCCGTAGATAATCATCCCTTTGTAGAGCACTTTAAATTCGTGAAGCTCTTTGAAGATGAGAATACGGTAGCCCGGCAGACAATACCGTCACCGGCACAGTTTCTCTTCCAGATGATTATTCGGGGGAATATTGATAGTACCAAAGCTATTTATCCCAAGGAAGAAGACCTGCTTCAGGATATTGCAGCAGGCTATAAAAAGGTAATCAGAGAGCTGTATGAAGCAGGCTGCAGAAATATTCAGTTTGATGACTGCACCTGGGGAGTATGCGTGGATCCCAATGCCAGCTTTATTTTAGGCACGGATGAGGCGGGATTACAGCAGTTTATTGATAAATTAATCCGTATCAATAACCTAGCCATAGAAGATAAACCGGAAGACCTTGTGATTAACACCCATATTTGCCGCGGTAATTTCCATTCCACCTGGGCTTGCCAGGGGGGATATGACAGAGTGGCAAAAGACCTTTTTGCAAAAGAAAATGTAACCGGCTTTTATCTGGAATTTGATGATGAGCGTTCCGGGGATTTTGCACCACTTCAGTATGTCAGTGAGGATAAAACGGTTGTACTGGGGCTGATTACGACAAAATCTCCGGTATTGGAGAAGAAAGAGGATATTATTAAACGAATCAGAGAGGCAGAGAAGTATGTTCCCATAGAACGCTTATGCCTGAGTCCTCAGTGTGGATTTGCTTCCACAGAAGAAGGGAATAAAATAACGGAAGAAGAGCAGTGGGCTAAATTGAAATTAGTTGGGGAAATTGCAAGGGAGGTGTGGGGATAG
- a CDS encoding LysR family transcriptional regulator — MTLQQLRYVVTVAEKGTISDAAKELFISQPSLTSAIKELENEMQITIFNRTNKGIIVSNAGDEFLSYARQVLEQANLLEEKFLNVKKQSPRFSVSAQHYSFAVNAFVDVIREFGGNQYDFTLRETQTYEIIEDVSKLKSEIGILYTSSKNEEVIMKLIKQNNLEFEELFVAKPHVFISSRHPLSEREGISLDELEGYPYLSFEQGEYNSFYFSEEILSTIDRNKNIKVRDRATLFNLAIGLNGYTVSTGVISKELNGENIIARPLLVEEYMRVGTIRQKNMPHSRYGKAYMEALKKHVIDYTD, encoded by the coding sequence ATGACATTACAGCAATTAAGATATGTGGTAACAGTTGCGGAAAAGGGGACGATAAGCGATGCTGCAAAAGAATTATTTATCTCTCAGCCCAGCCTTACCAGTGCCATAAAAGAGTTGGAAAATGAAATGCAGATAACGATCTTTAATCGAACCAATAAAGGGATAATTGTTTCCAATGCAGGAGACGAATTTCTTTCTTATGCCAGACAGGTACTGGAGCAGGCAAACTTACTGGAAGAGAAATTTTTGAATGTAAAAAAGCAAAGCCCAAGATTTTCTGTCTCTGCCCAGCATTATTCCTTTGCTGTAAATGCTTTTGTGGATGTGATTCGTGAATTCGGCGGAAACCAGTATGATTTTACGCTTAGAGAAACCCAGACCTATGAGATTATTGAAGATGTCAGTAAACTGAAAAGTGAAATCGGTATCCTTTATACATCCTCCAAAAATGAAGAAGTGATTATGAAGCTTATCAAGCAGAATAATCTGGAATTTGAGGAGCTTTTTGTGGCAAAACCTCATGTATTCATAAGCTCCAGGCATCCTCTGTCAGAGAGAGAGGGTATTTCCCTAGATGAGCTTGAGGGGTATCCCTATCTGTCCTTTGAACAGGGAGAGTATAATTCCTTTTATTTTTCAGAAGAGATACTAAGTACCATTGACCGGAATAAGAATATTAAGGTCAGGGACAGGGCAACCCTCTTTAATTTAGCCATCGGGTTAAACGGTTATACTGTAAGCACCGGTGTCATCAGTAAGGAGCTAAATGGAGAGAATATCATTGCCAGACCACTTCTCGTAGAGGAGTATATGAGGGTGGGCACCATCAGACAGAAGAATATGCCCCATAGCAGATATGGTAAAGCTTATATGGAAGCATTAAAAAAACACGTAATAGATTATACAGATTAA
- a CDS encoding DUF4194 domain-containing protein has product MFNIFEESIVQKERFRLAANRLLNQCFLVKKKESTKKDYMFVYQNRELFIPYFELLGYQLKINEDQGVIGLVNQFGAGRLSLNKYESIMLLLLRLLYLEKRRELGTFSEEVTVLMEEIREKYAMLKIKSKPVMDKSMERTIITAFRKYNLVLNLESDIAQADTRIIIYPSIVMAVQMEDVSAYYDQMKERLASYSDTGGEEDGETEEITDEDSAD; this is encoded by the coding sequence ATGTTTAATATCTTCGAAGAATCCATTGTTCAAAAGGAACGGTTCCGGTTAGCAGCTAACAGGCTTCTTAACCAGTGTTTTCTGGTAAAAAAGAAGGAAAGCACCAAAAAAGACTATATGTTCGTGTATCAGAACAGAGAACTTTTTATACCGTATTTTGAATTATTGGGTTATCAGCTTAAAATAAATGAAGATCAGGGAGTCATCGGCCTTGTGAACCAGTTCGGAGCAGGGCGACTGTCCCTTAACAAGTATGAGAGTATTATGCTCTTGCTTTTGCGATTGCTCTATCTGGAGAAACGCAGGGAGCTTGGAACCTTTTCCGAGGAAGTAACGGTACTGATGGAAGAAATCCGTGAAAAGTATGCCATGCTTAAGATAAAGAGCAAACCCGTAATGGATAAATCCATGGAACGAACTATTATAACGGCATTTCGTAAGTACAACCTGGTGCTGAATTTAGAAAGTGATATAGCCCAGGCAGATACAAGGATTATCATTTATCCCTCCATTGTTATGGCTGTACAGATGGAGGATGTCAGTGCTTACTACGATCAGATGAAAGAGAGATTAGCCAGTTACAGTGATACCGGAGGAGAAGAGGATGGAGAAACAGAAGAAATTACTGACGAGGATTCGGCTGATTAA
- a CDS encoding ATP-binding protein, producing the protein MEKQKKLLTRIRLINWHYFENETVSIYGSTLISGENTAGKSTVLDAIQLVLTTNTRRFNTAANEKGSRDLRGYVRCKVGNVGETYLRKNVVIGNVALEFYEEKTDKYFVLGVHMTSADELSPVTTRWYMEEGRLEELSFLSGTKPSLPEEFFAGDRKVRFIEQKNAARERFKRRMGNLEDRFFDIIPKSLAFKPMDNVKDFINKFVLPEERIDVGSLRVNIETLSELEELMEKSAAKLEQLGKIISKYDGIRKKDKEIAVNELLLVFAEVENLKEEIDKLTEETDKDKQYLESNEKETGKLEEEIARVDKRLIDLNVAMRQNEASKLVEGANARLEEINRNIKEAYKMKEKLLEAVLGLRSLINILAGYDIRILSKEELELLTEPVEAAKKIEITGKLQTELNSHMNRIAESHGELKARKKELDRQIEGLQNRLKELENRKLSYPVHTSELKKEIEKEFKTRGINSPVHILSDLLEVTDSLWQNAVEGYLNTQKFYLIVEPEYYHIALDVYHKKMAKIHTAGIINTRKIELKSSADLSSLAYVVHSENSYAKAYINYLLGRVTRCQDRAELEKHKIAMTPEGFLYQGYVIRNLDKESYKNPYIGQNAYRVQIENTRTELSEKSGERKTLKAEITKLAEVLEAEKKVNIDLLNTYLEAPLLLRKYEQQSGVLKTELEAARKDPTLIELMEQIETVTIEKAKLNASKTGLERENGRLKNRTEQKSSELLLKQQFYKTQHNLLEEKADLDGASMEAAKEQFHLNRKSRTAKAIQERCQYRKSILLKDKDELLNGNKGLKELQEEFNHRFDQDLLRGMEGIRDYIDAKRQLETVELIRFEEQLRRVKSDCEEVFRSDFLARMRENIENARNEFKNLNKALENIYYGEDSYRFVITYDKKKESLYRMITSEKNMEGYNLWTKAFEEEYKEEMAELFAKLITKDDKGEKVIEEYTDYRSYLDYDIEIHKKSGTVQKFSAIYGEKSGSETQVPYYVAIAASFDQLYRFGNTIRIMLLDEAFDKMDDERIASMMEFFSSLDIQVILATPPAKIEVIGEKVTTILTAIRVGTRSIIEEYEL; encoded by the coding sequence ATGGAGAAACAGAAGAAATTACTGACGAGGATTCGGCTGATTAATTGGCATTATTTTGAGAATGAAACCGTCAGCATATATGGATCCACCTTAATCAGCGGTGAAAATACCGCAGGTAAATCCACGGTCTTAGATGCCATACAGTTAGTTTTGACCACTAATACGAGAAGATTCAATACTGCTGCCAATGAGAAAGGCAGCAGAGACTTAAGAGGTTATGTCAGATGTAAAGTCGGTAACGTGGGCGAGACGTACCTGCGTAAGAACGTGGTTATCGGAAATGTAGCCCTGGAATTTTATGAGGAGAAAACGGATAAGTATTTTGTCCTTGGTGTACATATGACCTCAGCCGATGAACTTAGTCCGGTAACCACCAGATGGTATATGGAAGAGGGAAGACTGGAAGAGCTTAGTTTTCTAAGCGGAACGAAACCCTCGCTTCCGGAAGAGTTCTTTGCAGGGGATAGAAAAGTACGCTTTATAGAACAGAAAAATGCCGCCAGAGAACGTTTTAAGAGAAGGATGGGAAATCTGGAGGATCGTTTCTTTGATATCATCCCCAAATCCCTGGCCTTTAAGCCCATGGACAATGTAAAGGACTTTATCAACAAGTTTGTATTACCGGAGGAGCGTATTGACGTAGGCAGTCTCAGGGTTAATATAGAGACCCTGTCTGAACTGGAAGAGCTGATGGAGAAATCAGCAGCCAAGTTAGAGCAGTTAGGGAAAATTATTTCCAAATATGATGGAATCAGAAAAAAGGACAAAGAGATAGCCGTGAATGAATTGCTGCTTGTTTTTGCAGAAGTTGAGAATCTGAAAGAAGAGATTGATAAGCTGACAGAAGAGACAGACAAAGACAAGCAGTATCTGGAGTCCAATGAAAAAGAAACGGGAAAATTAGAAGAAGAAATAGCAAGAGTTGATAAGAGGCTCATAGACTTAAATGTCGCAATGCGACAAAATGAAGCCAGCAAGCTGGTGGAAGGTGCCAATGCAAGGCTAGAAGAAATAAACCGTAATATCAAAGAAGCATACAAGATGAAGGAGAAACTCCTTGAGGCAGTTCTTGGACTGCGTAGTCTTATCAATATATTAGCCGGTTATGACATCAGGATATTGTCAAAGGAAGAACTGGAGTTGCTCACTGAACCCGTTGAGGCAGCAAAGAAAATAGAAATAACAGGAAAACTGCAGACGGAGCTTAACAGCCATATGAATCGGATTGCAGAGAGCCATGGCGAACTGAAGGCACGTAAGAAGGAACTTGACAGGCAGATAGAGGGACTTCAGAACAGATTGAAGGAACTGGAGAACAGAAAGCTCTCCTATCCTGTCCATACCAGTGAACTGAAGAAAGAAATAGAGAAAGAATTTAAAACAAGGGGAATTAACAGCCCCGTACATATCCTGTCGGACTTGCTTGAGGTTACAGATTCCCTGTGGCAGAATGCTGTTGAAGGTTATCTGAACACGCAGAAGTTCTATCTGATTGTTGAGCCGGAATACTATCATATTGCTCTGGATGTATATCATAAGAAGATGGCAAAGATTCATACAGCCGGAATTATAAATACCAGAAAAATCGAGTTGAAAAGCAGTGCTGACCTCTCCTCTCTGGCTTATGTGGTTCATAGTGAGAACAGCTATGCCAAGGCTTATATCAACTATCTGCTGGGCCGTGTAACCCGATGCCAGGACAGGGCAGAGCTTGAAAAGCATAAGATTGCCATGACACCGGAAGGTTTCCTCTATCAGGGATATGTAATCAGAAATCTGGACAAGGAAAGCTATAAGAATCCGTATATCGGACAAAATGCTTACCGTGTACAGATTGAAAATACCAGAACGGAGCTTTCTGAAAAATCAGGTGAACGGAAAACCTTAAAAGCTGAGATCACGAAGCTTGCAGAAGTTTTGGAAGCAGAAAAAAAGGTCAATATTGACCTGCTGAATACCTATCTGGAAGCACCTTTGCTGCTTCGCAAATACGAGCAGCAGTCAGGTGTTCTTAAAACAGAGCTGGAAGCAGCCAGAAAAGACCCTACACTGATTGAATTGATGGAGCAGATTGAAACAGTCACAATAGAGAAAGCAAAGCTGAATGCGAGTAAAACAGGTCTTGAACGAGAGAACGGCAGATTAAAAAACCGTACAGAGCAAAAGAGCAGTGAACTCTTATTAAAGCAGCAATTCTATAAAACCCAGCATAATTTGCTGGAGGAAAAGGCGGACTTAGACGGTGCCTCCATGGAAGCGGCAAAAGAACAGTTTCATTTGAACAGAAAAAGCAGAACGGCTAAAGCAATACAGGAAAGGTGCCAATACCGTAAGAGTATACTGTTAAAAGACAAAGATGAACTTCTTAACGGGAACAAGGGACTGAAGGAATTGCAGGAGGAATTCAATCACAGGTTCGATCAGGATTTGCTGCGCGGCATGGAAGGAATAAGGGATTATATTGATGCCAAACGCCAGTTGGAAACGGTGGAACTGATTCGCTTTGAAGAGCAGCTGAGGCGTGTGAAAAGCGATTGCGAAGAAGTATTTCGCAGCGACTTCCTGGCAAGGATGCGTGAAAATATCGAAAATGCCAGAAATGAATTCAAGAACCTTAACAAAGCGCTGGAAAACATCTATTATGGTGAGGACAGCTACCGTTTTGTCATAACCTATGATAAAAAGAAAGAAAGTCTGTACCGTATGATCACCTCTGAAAAAAATATGGAGGGATATAATCTCTGGACAAAGGCTTTTGAAGAAGAGTACAAAGAAGAGATGGCAGAGCTTTTTGCCAAGCTAATAACCAAAGATGATAAAGGCGAGAAGGTAATCGAGGAATATACGGATTATCGTTCCTATCTGGACTATGATATTGAGATACATAAGAAAAGCGGTACGGTACAGAAGTTCTCTGCTATCTATGGTGAGAAAAGCGGCAGTGAAACCCAGGTTCCTTATTATGTAGCAATTGCGGCCTCCTTTGATCAGCTGTATCGTTTTGGTAATACCATTCGTATCATGCTGTTAGATGAAGCCTTTGATAAAATGGATGATGAACGTATTGCATCCATGATGGAGTTCTTTAGCAGTTTGGATATACAAGTGATTCTGGCTACCCCCCCGGCTAAGATTGAAGTTATCGGTGAGAAGGTAACTACCATACTCACAGCAATACGTGTGGGAACCAGAAGTATCATTGAGGAATATGAATTATAA
- a CDS encoding response regulator transcription factor, producing MAYKILIVDDEEDILEMLKSYFELTGYLVYTADCGGAALEKISAAPDIILLDINLPDMDGLTLCQKIRSHINAPILFLTAKVTEQDRINGLLLGGDDYITKPFSLEELHARVVAHLRREGRSKGTGKIRVAGELLIEYDTRKVYWGEAEILLTKTEFDILEILSLHKGRIYDKESIYEKLWGFDKEGSSSIITEHIRRIRTKLGQYCKTDIIETVWGVGYRWII from the coding sequence ATGGCTTATAAAATATTGATTGTAGATGATGAAGAAGATATCCTGGAAATGTTAAAGTCTTATTTTGAATTAACGGGATATCTGGTATATACGGCAGATTGTGGTGGAGCAGCACTAGAGAAAATCTCGGCAGCTCCCGATATCATACTGCTGGATATCAATCTTCCCGACATGGATGGACTTACCCTCTGTCAGAAAATCAGGAGTCATATCAACGCACCCATTTTATTTCTCACAGCGAAAGTGACGGAGCAGGACAGAATCAACGGACTGCTGCTTGGAGGGGATGATTATATAACAAAACCCTTTAGCCTGGAGGAACTCCATGCCAGAGTGGTAGCTCATTTGCGTAGAGAAGGAAGAAGCAAGGGAACCGGTAAGATCAGGGTAGCCGGGGAATTGCTGATTGAATATGACACCAGAAAGGTATACTGGGGAGAAGCGGAAATCCTGCTGACAAAGACAGAATTTGATATTTTAGAGATATTAAGCCTTCACAAAGGCCGTATATACGATAAGGAAAGTATCTATGAAAAACTCTGGGGTTTTGACAAGGAGGGCAGCAGCAGTATAATTACAGAACATATAAGAAGGATAAGAACAAAACTGGGACAGTATTGTAAGACGGATATAATTGAGACCGTATGGGGAGTCGGCTACCGATGGATTATATAG
- a CDS encoding GNAT family N-acetyltransferase, giving the protein MNQHYDFVADYKENNILRGSFNKLAVNTFGIQFEDWYKLGYWTKKYIPYSMKDDDKIVSNVSVNLMEFNQRGSRKKYIQLGTVMSDKDYRGLGLNGYLLKKVIEDYKDKCDGIYLFANDSVLDYYPQFGFRKANEYHYSRKLSFTGSSSVSPFPLSDKKALKEMEKIIATSRPSGQMAMNNLGLYMFYLSSFMKNTVYYVEEQQAYVLAEEEEGNLILHEIFGVGEVDVMAIVAAFGNGNKKVSLGFVPEDKENYDKELLLEEDTTLFVLGNGWEEFEEAGLRFPTLSHA; this is encoded by the coding sequence ATGAACCAACACTATGATTTTGTAGCAGATTATAAAGAAAACAATATACTTCGAGGGAGCTTTAACAAGCTCGCCGTAAATACCTTTGGCATTCAATTTGAGGATTGGTATAAGCTTGGCTACTGGACAAAAAAATATATACCCTACTCCATGAAAGACGACGACAAGATTGTCTCAAATGTATCTGTTAACCTGATGGAATTTAACCAGAGAGGCAGCAGAAAGAAATATATACAGCTTGGTACGGTTATGTCGGACAAGGACTATCGTGGTCTGGGATTGAATGGCTATTTGTTGAAGAAGGTCATAGAAGATTACAAGGATAAATGTGATGGTATCTATCTATTTGCAAATGATAGTGTTCTGGATTATTACCCGCAATTTGGTTTTCGTAAAGCCAATGAATATCATTACAGCAGGAAGCTTTCCTTCACCGGAAGCAGTAGTGTAAGCCCGTTTCCTCTTTCTGATAAAAAAGCTTTAAAGGAAATGGAAAAGATCATAGCTACCAGCAGGCCCAGCGGTCAGATGGCAATGAATAATCTGGGGTTATATATGTTCTATCTGTCCTCTTTTATGAAAAATACCGTTTATTATGTAGAAGAGCAGCAGGCCTATGTGTTGGCAGAAGAGGAGGAGGGAAATCTGATTCTTCATGAAATCTTTGGGGTCGGAGAGGTTGATGTAATGGCAATTGTAGCTGCTTTTGGAAATGGGAATAAGAAAGTAAGTCTAGGATTTGTGCCGGAGGATAAGGAAAATTATGACAAGGAATTGCTTCTGGAAGAGGACACGACACTCTTTGTCTTAGGAAATGGCTGGGAGGAATTTGAAGAAGCGGGTTTACGCTTCCCCACTCTCTCCCATGCCTGA
- a CDS encoding DUF512 domain-containing protein: protein MKKNPKGHLIKTVAPDSIGEEMGIEPGDYLVAINNEEIDDVFDYQYLIKDEYIEILIRKSSGEEWILEIDKDYEEDLGIDFDNGLMSDYRSCHNKCIFCFIDQMPEGMRDTLYFKDDDSRLSFLQGNYITLTNMSEKDINRIIRFNLAPINISVQTTNPELRCKMLNNRFAGRALENLDKLYEGCIEMNGQIVLCKNVNDGAELERSIQDLSKYLPFMRSVSIVPAGVTKFRSKLEPLEVFTKEEAGAVIDLIESYQQGFYDNFGLHFIHASDEFYITAEREFPEEERYDGYIQLENGVGMMRLFMNEFKEALKNTTASKDYPHRKEAVQRNITIATGKLAFRTILSFSEAIMELFPKIKIRVVCIRNDFFGETITVAGLITGQDLIKQLKELKDKGTDLGDSLLIPSSMLRTGENVFLDDVTTVDVENKLDIELVPIESGGQEFVNAILSKDYRMNRNNENFVYVKAYEDK from the coding sequence ATGAAAAAGAACCCAAAAGGTCATTTAATAAAAACTGTTGCACCGGATTCTATCGGTGAAGAAATGGGAATTGAACCCGGTGATTACCTGGTTGCCATAAATAATGAAGAAATCGACGATGTCTTTGATTATCAGTATCTCATCAAAGACGAATATATTGAGATTCTTATCCGTAAAAGTTCTGGAGAGGAATGGATATTGGAGATTGATAAGGATTATGAAGAGGATTTAGGTATAGACTTTGACAATGGTCTGATGAGTGATTACCGTTCCTGTCATAATAAATGTATCTTCTGTTTTATCGACCAGATGCCGGAAGGAATGCGTGATACCCTTTATTTTAAGGATGATGACTCAAGATTATCTTTTCTTCAAGGTAATTATATAACCCTGACAAATATGTCCGAAAAAGATATAAATCGAATCATTCGTTTTAATCTGGCACCAATTAACATATCCGTCCAGACGACCAACCCGGAACTGCGTTGTAAGATGCTTAACAACCGCTTTGCCGGACGTGCTCTTGAAAATCTCGACAAACTATATGAGGGCTGTATTGAAATGAACGGCCAGATTGTGCTGTGCAAGAATGTCAATGATGGTGCTGAATTAGAAAGATCCATTCAGGATCTCTCCAAATACCTGCCCTTTATGAGAAGTGTTTCTATCGTTCCCGCAGGGGTTACCAAATTCCGCAGTAAACTGGAGCCACTTGAGGTCTTTACGAAGGAAGAGGCCGGTGCTGTTATTGATCTGATTGAGAGCTATCAGCAGGGCTTTTACGATAATTTTGGCCTCCATTTTATACATGCCAGTGATGAATTTTATATTACTGCTGAACGGGAATTTCCTGAGGAGGAACGTTATGACGGTTATATCCAGCTGGAAAATGGCGTAGGTATGATGAGATTGTTCATGAATGAATTTAAAGAAGCCTTAAAGAACACCACTGCTTCAAAAGACTATCCGCACCGGAAAGAGGCGGTTCAACGGAATATTACCATAGCTACCGGAAAGCTGGCCTTCCGTACTATCCTTTCCTTTTCCGAAGCCATCATGGAATTATTTCCAAAAATTAAGATAAGGGTGGTCTGCATCCGTAATGATTTCTTCGGGGAGACGATTACCGTTGCCGGATTAATTACAGGACAAGATCTTATAAAGCAATTAAAAGAACTAAAGGATAAGGGAACTGACTTAGGTGACAGCCTCCTTATCCCCTCCAGTATGTTAAGAACCGGTGAAAATGTATTCCTGGACGATGTAACTACAGTAGACGTGGAAAACAAACTGGATATCGAGCTTGTACCCATAGAGTCCGGAGGACAGGAATTTGTGAATGCCATCTTAAGCAAAGATTACCGCATGAACAGGAACAATGAAAACTTTGTTTATGTGAAAGCTTACGAAGATAAATAA
- a CDS encoding helix-turn-helix domain-containing protein, with protein sequence MEKKQKQEECPAMKKQGTKTYNIYEVAEMTMLSDRTIRNYIRRGLLKGKLEGGAWCFTEEELSEFFTEDYVKQAAIGKAEGIVARFLEADRKNEDSLCTIYDMKVREAQEGKRLCEKLLLEINTEEDRQVTCSYRYDAKKETARIILSGDADNVLKLLEILKSNRQ encoded by the coding sequence ATGGAGAAAAAACAAAAGCAGGAAGAATGCCCAGCTATGAAGAAGCAGGGGACGAAGACTTATAATATATATGAAGTAGCGGAGATGACTATGCTTTCTGACAGAACCATACGTAATTACATTCGCAGGGGACTTTTAAAGGGGAAGCTGGAAGGAGGAGCCTGGTGTTTTACAGAGGAGGAGTTAAGTGAATTCTTTACGGAGGACTATGTAAAACAGGCAGCTATTGGTAAAGCAGAAGGAATTGTTGCTCGGTTCCTGGAAGCGGATAGAAAAAATGAGGATTCACTGTGTACCATCTATGATATGAAAGTAAGAGAGGCACAGGAAGGTAAACGACTCTGCGAGAAGCTGCTCCTTGAAATCAATACAGAAGAAGACAGGCAGGTAACCTGTTCCTACCGATATGATGCAAAGAAAGAAACAGCAAGGATTATCTTATCAGGTGATGCAGATAACGTACTGAAGCTTCTGGAGATATTAAAAAGCAACAGACAATAA
- a CDS encoding HAMP domain-containing sensor histidine kinase, with amino-acid sequence MDYIEELIKKIKNYLQNANLKKSLGFYIIIAIISCGLCYLATYLFCEGWKNVILSAEGIKEYAIIYRDDKSYTIDASKISTAVNQKLLLFNLIETFSVFVYASIAIYLVSHMYYKNKLMEPLAILKKEMEAVGRNDFSLDCSYQSKDEMGEICQAFNQMRLRLIDNQKSIWRLVQDQRELNAAFAHDIRTPLTVMKGHTEILRRFHPNGVITEEKLLDTLALIDAQADRLEQFADTMKEINTFEELELKRKKQTKKGLYMELEQLVNGMVPPEITIDITIEQDLAEGHIYCDSSAILEVAGNLISNALRYSSHLIRINLQLEQEMLYLYIKDDGTGFDKRALQNAKKPYFTTEKGHFGLGLTICKLLCEKHGGSLALTNGIHGGAISCASFFTA; translated from the coding sequence ATGGATTATATAGAAGAACTCATAAAAAAAATAAAAAATTATCTTCAGAATGCCAATCTAAAGAAGTCACTGGGGTTTTATATTATAATTGCAATCATTTCCTGCGGACTCTGTTATCTGGCAACATATCTGTTCTGCGAGGGCTGGAAAAATGTGATTTTATCTGCGGAAGGGATTAAGGAGTATGCAATTATCTATAGGGACGATAAGAGTTATACCATAGATGCTTCTAAGATTTCAACAGCAGTTAATCAGAAATTGCTCTTATTTAATCTGATAGAGACCTTTTCCGTCTTTGTCTATGCCAGTATAGCCATATACCTGGTCAGCCATATGTATTATAAGAATAAACTTATGGAACCCCTTGCGATATTAAAGAAAGAGATGGAAGCAGTGGGACGAAATGATTTCAGTCTGGATTGCAGTTATCAAAGCAAGGATGAAATGGGTGAAATCTGTCAGGCATTTAATCAGATGCGTCTTCGCCTGATCGACAATCAGAAGAGCATCTGGAGGCTGGTACAGGACCAAAGGGAGTTAAATGCTGCTTTTGCACATGATATCAGGACGCCACTTACGGTTATGAAAGGTCATACGGAAATCCTGCGCAGGTTCCATCCAAACGGTGTGATAACAGAAGAAAAGCTGTTGGATACTTTAGCTTTAATAGATGCACAGGCAGACAGGCTGGAACAGTTTGCAGATACCATGAAAGAAATAAATACCTTTGAAGAACTGGAACTAAAGAGAAAAAAACAAACAAAAAAAGGATTATACATGGAGCTTGAGCAGCTGGTAAACGGTATGGTTCCTCCGGAAATTACGATTGATATTACCATAGAGCAGGACTTGGCAGAGGGCCATATTTATTGTGACAGCAGTGCCATACTGGAGGTTGCCGGCAATCTTATCAGCAATGCCTTGCGATATTCCAGTCATCTTATACGTATAAATCTGCAATTGGAACAGGAAATGCTGTATTTATATATAAAAGATGATGGCACCGGCTTTGATAAAAGGGCTCTTCAGAACGCAAAAAAACCATATTTTACAACGGAAAAAGGACATTTTGGACTGGGGCTTACCATCTGTAAACTCCTGTGCGAGAAGCATGGAGGAAGTCTTGCTTTAACCAATGGAATCCATGGAGGGGCGATATCCTGTGCAAGTTTTTTTACAGCGTAG